A genomic region of Streptomyces sp. R33 contains the following coding sequences:
- a CDS encoding alpha/beta hydrolase translates to MKHRLAVVLGVLSLSATCLAVAGPASATTLSWNPCAQPDGPADQQCADLSVPMDYRKPDGAHLTLRVTRLVSDRPAARRGTLLVVPGGPGGSGVDALAYTGPALRKALDGAYDLVSLDPRGVGGSTGVGCGLSADDRDVMNLRSWPGPGGDISDSVARAHRIADACARNGGAVVRSYSTANEVRDIERFRQALGTAKLSMYGVSYGTYVTAAYAQEHPEDTERVVLDSTGDPDPARVERGWLANTAAGADERFPDFARWATDPARDRDGLRLAQRISEVRPLVLSLADRLDRTPRATTTPDKPLTGNILRQAVQQALTYSDVDFPWLAQLIKAAEDPHATLALPPGYATPMPDRDAAVFTATQCNDVSWPHDVRGYAHAVATDRIRRPLTAGQPVNITPCAFWHTEPTDKPVRITSDGPSNILMLQNLRDPVTPYFGALRMRAALGDRARLVTVDRGGHGSYHADGNACGDRAVTGFLLTGHRPSADLRCTT, encoded by the coding sequence ATGAAGCACAGACTCGCCGTGGTACTGGGCGTCCTTTCGCTCAGCGCGACATGCCTCGCCGTCGCCGGTCCAGCGTCAGCGACAACGCTCTCCTGGAATCCGTGTGCTCAGCCCGACGGCCCCGCCGACCAGCAGTGCGCTGATCTGTCCGTCCCCATGGACTACCGGAAGCCGGACGGCGCCCACCTCACCCTGCGCGTCACCCGCCTGGTCAGCGACCGCCCGGCCGCCCGGCGCGGCACCCTGCTGGTCGTCCCGGGCGGCCCGGGCGGATCCGGCGTCGACGCGCTCGCCTACACAGGACCGGCGCTGCGCAAGGCCTTGGACGGCGCCTACGATCTGGTCAGCCTCGACCCGCGCGGGGTGGGTGGCTCCACGGGCGTCGGCTGCGGGCTGAGCGCGGACGACCGGGACGTGATGAACCTCCGCAGTTGGCCTGGTCCCGGTGGCGATATCAGCGACAGCGTCGCCCGCGCCCATCGCATCGCTGACGCCTGCGCCCGCAACGGCGGTGCCGTGGTACGCAGTTACTCCACGGCGAACGAGGTGCGCGACATTGAGCGCTTCCGCCAGGCCCTCGGTACCGCGAAGCTGTCGATGTACGGGGTGTCGTACGGCACGTATGTGACCGCCGCCTACGCTCAGGAGCACCCCGAGGACACCGAACGGGTGGTGCTCGACAGCACCGGCGATCCCGACCCGGCGCGAGTGGAACGCGGTTGGCTCGCCAACACGGCGGCCGGCGCCGACGAGCGGTTCCCCGACTTCGCCCGCTGGGCCACCGACCCTGCTCGCGACCGCGACGGGCTACGGCTGGCCCAACGCATCAGTGAGGTGCGGCCGTTGGTGCTGTCCCTTGCCGACAGACTGGACCGCACGCCCCGCGCGACCACCACGCCGGACAAGCCGCTCACCGGCAACATCCTGCGCCAGGCCGTCCAGCAGGCGCTCACGTACAGCGATGTCGACTTCCCCTGGCTGGCCCAACTGATCAAGGCGGCCGAAGACCCCCACGCCACACTTGCCCTGCCCCCCGGATACGCCACGCCGATGCCGGACCGCGACGCCGCCGTGTTCACGGCGACGCAATGCAACGACGTGAGCTGGCCCCACGACGTTCGCGGCTACGCCCACGCCGTGGCCACCGACCGCATCCGGCGCCCGCTCACCGCAGGACAGCCGGTGAACATCACCCCCTGCGCCTTCTGGCACACCGAGCCGACCGACAAGCCGGTCCGCATCACCTCGGACGGGCCGTCCAACATTCTGATGCTGCAGAACCTCCGGGACCCGGTCACGCCCTACTTCGGTGCCCTGCGCATGCGGGCCGCCCTCGGCGACCGAGCCCGCCTGGTCACCGTCGACCGCGGCGGCCATGGCTCCTACCACGCCGACGGCAATGCCTGCGGTGACCGGGCGGTGACGGGGTTCCTCCTGACCG
- the lanL gene encoding class IV lanthionine synthetase LanL: protein MRDGETWCMVTPPHHTRREQGWKLHLSATLPSSPHVLECAAPILVSHGCAFKFAVSPEVTADLTSARAPRGQSGKFLTAYPGDDEQLRTLAGLLHDATLGLAGPAILSDRRYRPGSLVHYRYGGFASSRRLNDEGLYEGVLRAPDGTFVADERNPWFSPPSWAPLPFEPPVPAGSGRRRGEPVVLAGRYRVEEAVRHSNRGGVYRARDGHTGEEVLIKEARPHVGADASGRDARHWLRHEGDVLARLARQGITPALREMFEAGGHVFLVQDLIPGANLARWCAERLARDGVPMPAAVACKLARGLIRLVAATHAAGFVLRDLKPGNVMVTPDDMPVLIDLECAIRFGERAPVVGTAGFTAPEYLGHRDHNDRASPPAPGPAVDCYSLGATLLHVASGLIPQLAADSPDRRGAGERVAALVATAAPAAPALRALAPLVLGLTADLPARWTIEDAAAFLRQDPGVAAPVAAGPTLTRDSRRRLIDDGLAHLAATITPGGEHLWPRPRSAPPGDPCAVQLGAAGVLSVLDRAVRCGEHSAEPTLRAAARWLERRLAQPERVLPGLYFGRSGTVWALHDAARTLGDDALSDSASRYALRIPLDGTNPDVCHGLAGAGLAQLHLWHATGETRFAERASHCADRILRLTGAGGARRGEAFASLPYGFAHGTAGKAAFLLAAGRALDRADLVEAATGAGHVLCAAARVSGEAADWPKGPGESERTALNFWCHGASGIGTFLIRLWRATGEARFREYAERAAHAVHRDRARVGPSTCHGAAGNGELLLDAADATGESRYRAWAAQTGACLHARATVREGRLLVPDDTLREVSAAYNVGLAGVLDFLLRLEHGGNRSWLVDTD, encoded by the coding sequence GTGCGCGACGGCGAGACCTGGTGCATGGTCACCCCGCCGCATCACACGCGCCGGGAGCAGGGCTGGAAGCTGCATCTGTCGGCGACCTTGCCGTCCTCGCCGCACGTTCTTGAGTGTGCGGCCCCGATCCTGGTTTCCCACGGGTGCGCCTTCAAGTTCGCGGTCTCGCCCGAGGTCACCGCGGATCTCACCTCCGCCCGGGCCCCGCGTGGCCAGTCGGGCAAGTTCCTGACCGCGTACCCGGGCGACGACGAGCAGTTGCGCACGCTCGCCGGACTGCTGCACGATGCCACGCTCGGCCTGGCCGGGCCCGCGATCCTCTCCGATCGGCGGTACCGGCCCGGCAGTCTCGTCCACTACCGCTACGGGGGCTTCGCGTCCTCGCGCCGCCTCAATGACGAGGGACTGTACGAGGGCGTGCTACGGGCCCCGGACGGGACGTTCGTGGCGGACGAGCGCAATCCGTGGTTCTCACCCCCGAGCTGGGCGCCGCTGCCGTTCGAGCCGCCCGTGCCCGCCGGGTCTGGGCGCCGTCGCGGCGAGCCGGTGGTCCTGGCCGGCCGCTACCGCGTCGAGGAAGCCGTTCGCCATTCCAACCGCGGCGGCGTCTACCGGGCGCGGGACGGGCACACCGGCGAAGAGGTGCTGATCAAGGAGGCCCGTCCGCACGTGGGCGCCGACGCGTCGGGCAGGGACGCCCGGCACTGGCTGCGGCACGAGGGCGACGTCCTGGCGCGGCTCGCACGGCAGGGCATCACCCCGGCGCTGCGCGAGATGTTCGAGGCCGGCGGGCACGTCTTCCTCGTCCAGGACCTGATCCCCGGAGCGAACCTGGCGCGGTGGTGTGCCGAGCGGCTGGCGCGCGACGGCGTTCCGATGCCGGCAGCCGTGGCCTGCAAGCTCGCCCGCGGCCTCATCCGGCTGGTCGCCGCGACGCACGCCGCCGGGTTCGTGCTGCGCGACCTCAAACCCGGCAACGTCATGGTCACCCCCGATGACATGCCGGTCCTGATCGACCTGGAATGCGCGATCCGCTTCGGCGAGCGCGCGCCCGTGGTGGGCACCGCCGGGTTCACCGCACCGGAGTACCTCGGCCACCGCGACCACAACGACAGGGCATCGCCGCCCGCGCCCGGCCCGGCGGTGGACTGCTACAGCCTGGGGGCCACTCTCCTGCACGTGGCGAGCGGTCTCATCCCCCAGCTCGCCGCGGATTCCCCCGACCGGCGCGGCGCCGGTGAGCGCGTCGCGGCACTCGTGGCCACCGCCGCCCCCGCCGCGCCCGCGCTGCGCGCCCTCGCCCCCCTCGTCCTGGGCCTGACCGCAGACCTCCCAGCCCGCTGGACGATCGAGGACGCGGCCGCCTTCCTGCGCCAGGATCCCGGCGTCGCCGCTCCCGTGGCCGCCGGCCCCACGCTGACCCGCGACAGCCGCAGGCGGCTCATCGACGACGGCCTGGCGCACCTGGCCGCGACCATCACTCCAGGCGGCGAACACCTGTGGCCACGCCCCCGCTCGGCACCCCCCGGCGACCCGTGCGCCGTCCAACTGGGCGCGGCCGGGGTACTGTCCGTCCTCGACCGTGCCGTGCGCTGCGGCGAGCACAGCGCCGAGCCCACCCTGCGCGCCGCAGCCCGGTGGCTCGAGCGCCGGCTGGCGCAACCCGAGCGGGTCCTGCCCGGGCTGTACTTCGGCCGCTCCGGCACTGTCTGGGCGCTGCACGACGCTGCCCGCACGCTCGGCGACGACGCCCTGTCCGACTCGGCGAGCCGATACGCGCTGCGTATCCCGCTCGACGGAACCAACCCCGACGTCTGCCATGGGCTTGCCGGGGCCGGCCTGGCACAACTGCACCTGTGGCACGCCACCGGCGAGACCCGCTTCGCCGAGCGAGCCTCCCACTGCGCGGACCGGATCCTTCGCCTGACCGGCGCCGGTGGGGCCCGCCGCGGGGAGGCGTTCGCGTCCCTGCCGTACGGATTCGCGCACGGCACAGCCGGGAAGGCCGCCTTCCTGCTGGCCGCCGGCCGTGCCCTGGACCGCGCCGACCTCGTCGAGGCAGCCACCGGCGCCGGGCACGTCCTGTGCGCGGCCGCCCGCGTGAGCGGCGAGGCCGCCGACTGGCCCAAGGGGCCTGGAGAGAGCGAACGCACCGCCCTGAACTTCTGGTGCCACGGCGCCTCCGGCATCGGGACCTTCCTGATCCGGCTGTGGCGCGCCACCGGCGAGGCCCGGTTTCGCGAATACGCAGAACGGGCCGCGCACGCCGTCCACCGCGACCGCGCTCGGGTGGGTCCGAGCACCTGCCACGGGGCGGCCGGCAACGGCGAACTCCTGCTCGATGCAGCCGACGCCACCGGCGAGAGCCGCTACCGCGCGTGGGCGGCGCAGACCGGCGCCTGCCTGCACGCCCGCGCCACCGTGCGCGAGGGGCGGCTGCTGGTCCCCGACGACACGCTGCGCGAGGTCAGTGCCGCCTACAACGTCGGCCTGGCCGGCGTCCTGGATTTCCTGCTGCGACTCGAACACGGCGGGAACCGCTCCTGGCTGGTCGACACCGACTGA
- a CDS encoding lanthionine synthetase C family protein, translating into MEQWNAVLPPGIAAAALDLVAALAGRPRPAPTCVRPDLDGGGPGLALAYHQLDLSLPGGGWDVPALGYLAASAAGAERLPSSFPGLFGGLAGLAFTAWTLTRDPDLLPAVHDTILREATARARALEDHLHGVPVRTFDVVSGLTGTGAYLLCRHHEPATRRALRAVLCALVTLCGEHTGTPHWHTPAAEIRNTTTRQGFPHGLLDCGLAHGVAGPLALLALALGAGIVVAGQTETVTRTAHWLAAQRLDDEHGPHWLGQIAPPGHPTATGPRVIPSSWCYGTPGIARSLWLAATALNDPALRSLAVQALKAVHHRTAAQRSRPSAAGLCHGLAGLLHITTRLAHDTKDPELAHAAAELSENLLASHASVTTAGPGFLDGASGVTLALLAAATDTPPAWDRALLLA; encoded by the coding sequence TTGGAGCAATGGAACGCGGTGCTGCCCCCCGGTATCGCCGCCGCGGCCCTGGACCTGGTTGCCGCCCTGGCTGGCCGACCGCGCCCGGCCCCCACGTGCGTGCGGCCCGATCTTGACGGCGGCGGACCCGGACTCGCCCTGGCCTACCACCAACTCGACCTGAGCCTGCCCGGAGGCGGCTGGGACGTCCCGGCTCTCGGCTACCTCGCCGCCTCGGCCGCCGGAGCCGAACGCCTGCCAAGCTCCTTCCCGGGCCTGTTCGGCGGCCTGGCCGGCCTCGCCTTCACCGCCTGGACCCTCACCCGAGACCCGGACCTGCTCCCCGCTGTCCACGACACCATCCTGCGGGAGGCCACCGCACGGGCCCGAGCCCTCGAAGACCACCTCCACGGCGTGCCCGTGCGCACCTTCGACGTCGTCTCCGGACTCACCGGCACCGGCGCCTACCTGCTGTGCCGCCACCACGAACCGGCGACCCGCCGCGCCCTGCGAGCCGTACTTTGCGCCCTGGTGACCCTGTGCGGCGAACACACCGGAACACCCCACTGGCACACCCCCGCCGCAGAGATCCGAAACACCACGACACGCCAGGGCTTCCCCCACGGCCTCCTCGACTGCGGCCTGGCACACGGCGTCGCCGGCCCACTCGCCCTGCTGGCCCTCGCTCTCGGCGCCGGCATCGTGGTCGCCGGGCAGACAGAGACCGTCACCCGCACCGCGCACTGGCTCGCAGCCCAACGCCTCGACGACGAACACGGACCCCACTGGCTCGGACAGATCGCCCCACCCGGACACCCCACCGCGACCGGCCCCCGGGTGATCCCCTCCTCCTGGTGCTACGGCACCCCTGGCATCGCCAGGTCCCTGTGGCTCGCCGCCACCGCACTCAACGACCCCGCCTTGCGCAGCCTCGCCGTCCAGGCCCTCAAGGCCGTCCACCACCGCACCGCAGCACAACGCTCCCGCCCCAGCGCTGCAGGCCTGTGCCACGGACTCGCAGGCCTCCTTCACATCACCACCCGCCTCGCCCACGACACCAAAGACCCCGAACTCGCCCACGCCGCCGCCGAACTCAGCGAAAACCTCCTAGCATCCCACGCTTCCGTGACGACCGCCGGGCCCGGATTCCTCGACGGCGCCTCCGGCGTCACCCTCGCACTCCTGGCCGCCGCGACCGACACACCACCAGCCTGGGACAGAGCCCTCCTCCTGGCATAA
- a CDS encoding SRPBCC family protein, translating to MPTFSLERSSPLAPAEAWRRLTEWPRHADVVPLTRIEVLTAPPTHEGTRFVARSGVGPVTVDDVMEVTVWRPPAGDEPGLCRLEKRGRVVLGWAEIEVRPGPGGRSRVVWREELRIRFLPRLFDSVLNRTARLMFGRAATQLLRKA from the coding sequence GTGCCCACCTTTTCCCTCGAACGCTCGTCCCCGCTCGCCCCCGCGGAGGCGTGGCGCAGGCTGACGGAATGGCCCCGCCACGCCGACGTGGTCCCGCTGACCAGGATCGAGGTGCTCACCGCGCCGCCGACCCACGAGGGAACGCGTTTCGTGGCCCGGTCGGGCGTCGGACCGGTGACCGTCGACGACGTCATGGAGGTGACGGTCTGGCGGCCGCCGGCGGGTGACGAGCCTGGCCTGTGCCGGTTGGAAAAGCGCGGCCGGGTCGTCCTGGGTTGGGCGGAGATCGAGGTCCGGCCAGGGCCGGGGGGCCGCAGCCGGGTGGTGTGGCGGGAGGAACTGCGTATCCGCTTCCTGCCCCGCCTCTTCGACAGCGTCCTGAACCGGACGGCCCGCCTCATGTTCGGCCGCGCGGCGACCCAGCTGCTCAGGAAGGCCTGA
- a CDS encoding lamin tail domain-containing protein, whose translation MGSLRPEVPVLATGALIGAAAMPAAAHDDERRHHRGRNPSIVIGEVQHDSRGRGNRALNTEWVEVENTGRRSVDLDGFTLTDQQGNRYHLRLDGRSSVKVHTGQGRDTRHDVYQHRRHQIWDERDTATLRDNRGNLIDTEAWGCRGHHENHRR comes from the coding sequence GTGGGGAGTCTTCGCCCCGAGGTACCTGTACTGGCTACCGGCGCCCTGATCGGCGCCGCCGCGATGCCGGCCGCCGCCCACGACGACGAGCGGCGCCACCACCGCGGCCGGAACCCCTCGATCGTCATCGGCGAGGTCCAGCACGACAGTCGCGGCCGCGGCAACCGCGCCCTGAACACCGAATGGGTCGAGGTGGAGAACACCGGCCGCCGCAGCGTCGACCTTGACGGCTTCACCCTTACCGACCAGCAGGGCAACCGCTACCACCTCCGTCTGGACGGCCGCTCCAGCGTCAAGGTCCACACCGGCCAGGGCCGCGACACCCGCCACGACGTCTACCAGCACCGCCGTCACCAGATCTGGGACGAGCGCGACACCGCCACCCTCCGCGACAACCGCGGCAACCTCATCGATACCGAAGCCTGGGGCTGCCGCGGACACCACGAAAACCACCGCCGCTAA
- a CDS encoding SMI1/KNR4 family protein, with amino-acid sequence MHPDVEALVQLVPPQQEATPRDWAAVHSRLGHDLPEDYRQLVDTYGGGLFDEAIWILEPDCADKEYDLFAMVQERAEVLERLWEGDRGEPNPAQLTEPGTSLVPFAHIEGTGAFLYWLTRDDQDPADWTVMVDAGRGPEWEHYPVSCVRFVKAALTGEIRNNMFDELLPTDNHMFEPTSDFL; translated from the coding sequence ATGCACCCCGACGTGGAAGCCCTTGTTCAGCTCGTCCCGCCGCAGCAGGAAGCAACCCCCCGTGACTGGGCAGCGGTCCACAGCCGCCTCGGCCATGACCTGCCCGAGGACTACCGCCAACTCGTCGACACCTACGGCGGGGGCTTGTTCGACGAGGCGATCTGGATCCTGGAACCCGACTGCGCGGACAAGGAATACGATCTCTTCGCCATGGTCCAGGAGCGTGCCGAAGTACTCGAGCGGCTGTGGGAGGGGGACCGCGGCGAGCCCAACCCCGCACAGCTCACGGAACCCGGCACGAGCCTCGTGCCGTTCGCGCACATCGAGGGCACAGGCGCCTTCCTGTACTGGCTCACCCGGGACGATCAGGACCCGGCTGACTGGACGGTCATGGTCGATGCCGGTCGGGGACCGGAATGGGAGCACTACCCTGTCTCCTGCGTGCGGTTCGTCAAGGCAGCCCTGACCGGTGAGATCCGCAACAACATGTTCGACGAGCTCCTCCCCACCGACAACCACATGTTCGAACCGACCAGCGACTTCCTCTAA